A genomic window from Planctomycetota bacterium includes:
- a CDS encoding porin encodes MNALMGILLFLQSQDEFEKLKREVEESRRKQEELEKRVDSLQKEQKESKSLLDEIVSQRREKEQEAETIFDEGFWFVGKDDRLRIGGSGQLDGRFFLEEEDGDSNFLIRRARLFGTGVLEEKWGYMVMGRWDQQTPNLHFAWLESLHLPCARFRVGLFKEPFSMEGLHSDQYWDFAERSLGVANFLQLEDIGAMLYGKLWEDRIEYGAGVFNGRGRSTENNPDKEYAGRLVLAPFHKGINLLDNLYLGVSASTSGQEETLGGTGFQTGAGTRFWTWSSGPAAAVNDDRVRWGADLEWLYGPAAIRAEYIHVDWGQVTRGTVKEEFTGSGWFVEGACVLSGENKRRNRPVFPAQNFDPAKGTWGAWEAVARYEEFTLEKDVLQAGLATGTDKAKGYTIGVNHYPNKHMAVKIQLQHLRFDDDITVGSHRTNDEVVLFVRFQFEF; translated from the coding sequence ATGAACGCGCTCATGGGGATTCTTCTCTTCCTTCAGTCGCAGGATGAATTCGAAAAGCTGAAGCGCGAGGTCGAAGAGTCCAGAAGGAAGCAGGAAGAGCTGGAAAAGCGGGTCGATTCTCTCCAGAAGGAGCAAAAAGAGTCGAAGAGCTTGCTTGACGAGATCGTCTCCCAGCGGAGGGAAAAAGAGCAGGAGGCCGAGACGATCTTCGACGAAGGTTTCTGGTTCGTGGGCAAAGACGACCGGCTCCGCATCGGCGGCTCCGGCCAACTGGACGGCCGATTCTTTTTGGAAGAAGAGGACGGTGACTCGAACTTCCTCATCCGTCGCGCGCGCCTCTTCGGAACCGGCGTCCTGGAGGAGAAGTGGGGCTACATGGTGATGGGACGATGGGACCAGCAGACTCCGAACCTGCACTTCGCGTGGCTGGAGTCGCTGCACCTTCCCTGCGCGCGGTTCCGCGTCGGACTCTTCAAGGAACCCTTCAGCATGGAAGGGCTCCACTCGGATCAGTATTGGGACTTCGCGGAACGATCTCTCGGCGTGGCGAACTTCCTTCAGCTTGAAGACATCGGGGCCATGCTCTACGGAAAGCTCTGGGAAGACCGGATCGAATACGGCGCGGGCGTCTTCAACGGTCGGGGTCGCAGCACCGAGAACAATCCCGACAAGGAATACGCCGGACGCCTTGTCTTGGCCCCCTTTCACAAAGGGATAAACCTCCTCGACAACCTGTACTTGGGGGTCTCCGCGTCAACCTCCGGTCAGGAAGAGACCCTCGGCGGTACAGGGTTCCAGACAGGAGCAGGGACGCGCTTCTGGACGTGGTCGAGCGGGCCGGCCGCGGCGGTGAACGACGACCGTGTCCGCTGGGGCGCGGATCTCGAATGGCTCTACGGCCCCGCCGCGATCCGCGCGGAATACATCCACGTCGACTGGGGGCAGGTGACCCGAGGAACCGTGAAAGAAGAGTTCACCGGCAGCGGCTGGTTCGTCGAAGGGGCCTGCGTGCTTTCGGGAGAGAATAAGCGCCGGAACCGGCCCGTCTTCCCGGCGCAGAACTTCGATCCCGCCAAGGGTACGTGGGGCGCTTGGGAAGCCGTCGCACGATATGAAGAATTCACGCTCGAAAAAGACGTCCTTCAGGCAGGCTTGGCGACGGGGACGGACAAAGCCAAGGGCTATACGATCGGGGTTAACCATTACCCCAACAAACACATGGCGGTCAAGATCCAATTGCAGCACCTGAGATTCGACGACGACATCACGGTCGGATCTCATCGGACCAACGACGAGGTCGTCCTCTTCGTGCGGTTTCAGTTTGAGTTCTAG
- a CDS encoding ABC transporter ATP-binding protein → MIIELDAVTKHYGGVRALDGLSATLSEGVIGLLGPNGAGKSTLLKVLLGLVRLSSGRARVLGLDARRHSRSIRRQVGYMPEDDCTIAGLSGVQSVAFAGELAGLPPRTALRRAHEMLDYVGVTEERYREVQTYSTGMKQRVKLAQAIIHAPSLVFLDEPTSGLDPQGRERMLALIRSLFARSRVSVVVSTHILQDVEACCDSVLILAKGRALVNGRLADLRQSVDSSLFVRFAGDGSAFAKALQGLGCAAEPAGPEELRVSGDPQGLPERIFRAARESRAVVRQLAAGRTSLEEIFLKAVTGDRDAHL, encoded by the coding sequence ATGATCATCGAACTCGACGCCGTCACCAAGCACTACGGCGGGGTGCGGGCCCTGGACGGCCTGAGCGCCACGCTGTCCGAGGGCGTGATCGGACTTCTCGGCCCGAACGGCGCCGGGAAAAGCACGCTCCTCAAGGTGCTCCTGGGGCTCGTCCGCCTGAGTTCGGGCCGCGCGAGGGTCCTCGGCCTGGACGCGCGCCGCCACTCGCGCTCGATCCGCCGGCAGGTCGGCTACATGCCCGAGGACGATTGCACCATCGCCGGCCTGAGCGGCGTCCAGTCGGTCGCGTTCGCGGGGGAGCTGGCCGGCCTCCCGCCCCGCACGGCGCTCCGGCGGGCGCACGAGATGCTGGACTATGTGGGCGTCACCGAAGAGCGCTACCGCGAGGTCCAGACCTATTCCACCGGCATGAAGCAGCGCGTCAAGCTCGCCCAGGCCATCATCCATGCGCCGAGTCTCGTTTTTCTGGACGAGCCGACGAGCGGCCTCGACCCGCAGGGGCGGGAGCGGATGCTCGCGCTCATCCGGAGCCTCTTCGCCCGGAGCCGGGTGAGCGTGGTGGTTTCCACCCACATCCTCCAGGACGTGGAGGCGTGCTGCGATTCGGTGCTCATCCTCGCCAAGGGCCGCGCGCTCGTGAACGGACGCCTGGCGGACCTCCGGCAATCCGTGGATTCGAGCCTGTTCGTCCGCTTCGCCGGCGACGGATCGGCCTTCGCCAAGGCCCTTCAAGGGCTCGGCTGCGCCGCCGAACCGGCGGGACCCGAGGAGCTGCGCGTGAGCGGAGACCCTCAAGGATTGCCCGAGCGGATCTTCCGGGCGGCGCGGGAGAGCCGGGCGGTCGTTCGGCAGCTCGCGGCCGGCCGGACGTCGCTCGAAGAAATTTTTCTCAAGGCCGTGACGGGGGACCGCGATGCCCATCTATGA
- a CDS encoding ABC transporter ATP-binding protein has product MPNVVEARSLTKLYGTVLGVNDVTLELPSGVHGLLGPNGAGKSTLLKLVTGQLRPTEGEIRVFGERPWGHPALFRRVGFCPEQDAFYDFLTGLEFVTLLARASGVGGPAARRRAEEALERAGAAEYMNRKIATYSKGMRQRTKVAQALVHDPELIILDEPLTGTDPIGRHDLMELVRRLGGEGKSILISSHVLHEVQAMTENFVLIYGGRVLASGNVHDIRGLMNEYPHRITLRCEDARAAGHVLLRDLPVLGVELDPGTGTVSIRTHDPKAFYEGLAAVVLEGGIKVKEVVSQDDNLDAVFHYLVTRD; this is encoded by the coding sequence ATGCCGAACGTCGTCGAAGCCCGGTCCCTGACCAAGCTCTATGGCACCGTCCTGGGCGTCAACGACGTGACGCTGGAGCTTCCCTCCGGCGTGCACGGTCTCCTGGGCCCGAACGGGGCCGGAAAGTCCACGCTGCTCAAGCTCGTCACCGGCCAGCTCCGGCCCACGGAAGGGGAGATCCGGGTCTTCGGCGAACGGCCGTGGGGCCATCCGGCCCTCTTCCGGAGAGTGGGGTTCTGCCCCGAGCAGGACGCCTTTTACGATTTCCTCACGGGGCTGGAGTTCGTGACCTTGCTCGCCCGGGCCTCCGGGGTGGGCGGCCCGGCGGCGCGGCGCCGCGCGGAGGAGGCCTTGGAACGCGCCGGCGCGGCCGAGTACATGAACCGGAAGATCGCCACGTACTCCAAGGGGATGCGCCAGCGGACCAAGGTGGCCCAGGCCCTGGTTCACGATCCGGAGCTCATCATTCTCGATGAGCCGCTCACGGGCACGGATCCCATCGGGCGCCACGACCTCATGGAGCTCGTGCGCCGTCTCGGAGGCGAGGGGAAGAGCATTCTCATTTCGAGCCATGTGCTCCACGAAGTCCAGGCGATGACGGAAAACTTCGTCCTCATCTACGGGGGGCGGGTCCTGGCCTCCGGAAACGTTCACGACATCCGCGGCCTCATGAACGAGTACCCGCACCGGATCACGCTTCGGTGCGAGGACGCGCGGGCGGCGGGGCATGTGCTTCTGCGCGACCTGCCCGTTCTGGGCGTGGAACTGGATCCCGGGACCGGCACGGTCTCGATCCGGACCCACGATCCGAAAGCGTTCTATGAAGGCCTGGCGGCCGTGGTGCTGGAAGGCGGGATCAAGGTGAAGGAGGTCGTGTCGCAGGACGACAACCTCGACGCGGTCTTCCATTATCTGGTGACGAGGGACTGA
- a CDS encoding ABC transporter permease subunit, translating into MGAMAWLQFRQILAGRKVWLVVFLLALPVGLTGLIVSVGGWSDLPEEEILQAVYLFVLYPQSICLLLALLYGTSVLNEELEGKTVTYLFTRPLERWRILVGKYAAVVACLAVPALGSLGISWWLMGSPGGASYILGFALAVLGALAAYTAIFTAFGVLFRTRTLVIGLLYAITIEFVLSFVPAVVSSLSAAYYLRSVVVRVARLELPKELLPFVGESSLLGAALLLGAITAGGLGLASFVCRRREYVVTEQL; encoded by the coding sequence ATGGGCGCGATGGCGTGGCTTCAGTTCCGGCAGATCCTGGCGGGCCGGAAGGTCTGGCTCGTGGTCTTTTTGCTCGCGCTTCCCGTGGGGCTGACCGGCTTGATCGTCTCGGTCGGAGGATGGAGCGACCTGCCCGAGGAGGAGATCCTCCAGGCCGTGTATCTCTTCGTTCTTTATCCGCAGTCGATCTGCCTCCTTTTGGCCCTCCTTTACGGGACCTCGGTGCTCAACGAGGAACTCGAGGGGAAGACCGTGACGTACCTGTTCACCCGGCCGCTGGAGCGGTGGAGGATTCTGGTGGGAAAATACGCCGCGGTCGTCGCGTGCCTGGCGGTCCCGGCGCTGGGAAGCCTGGGGATCTCCTGGTGGCTCATGGGCTCGCCGGGGGGAGCGTCTTATATCCTGGGCTTCGCGCTGGCGGTGCTGGGGGCGCTGGCGGCCTATACGGCGATCTTCACGGCGTTCGGGGTCCTCTTCCGGACGAGAACGCTCGTCATCGGACTTCTTTACGCCATCACGATCGAGTTCGTGCTCTCGTTCGTGCCCGCGGTGGTGAGCTCGCTCTCGGCGGCTTATTACCTGCGCTCGGTCGTCGTCCGCGTCGCACGCCTCGAGCTGCCGAAGGAGCTCCTGCCCTTCGTGGGGGAGTCCTCCCTCCTGGGGGCGGCTCTCCTCCTTGGGGCGATTACCGCGGGAGGGCTCGGCCTCGCGTCGTTCGTCTGCCGCCGGCGCGAGTACGTGGTCACGGAACAGCTCTAG
- a CDS encoding AAA family ATPase yields the protein MAAEERIVLDVSSEPDQLAWRGRLAALEGFRPRSSTWMRVEVMPEAGWSTIRSILSDYEVCWREEGRYGYSAIFRKPDQVAWFRIRGEDLSVHVFAASLEAPEILEDLRRRLEPWRQRNRDPRGVWAEFSHREQGVVCRRTVFLRCPVWEEIRGNYPAGVQAALDRVLALEEPWARGKLLIWHGPPGTGKTFALRALMMHWRNRFRFTVVTDPENLAAQPDYYHHLAGDGSDDGDEEPSEESEGERRLFVLEDSADLVLQESRASHFDKVGKLLNMTDGLIGQGRQDIFVLTFNEEVDRIDPAFLRPGRCLARVEFEAFTPEAAAEWLRARGVKDAAVSGRPTVAELYALLRGEGGIGTAPRSPAVRGFAAARAVP from the coding sequence ATGGCGGCCGAGGAGAGGATCGTCCTGGATGTCAGTTCGGAGCCCGATCAGCTCGCATGGAGGGGGAGGTTGGCGGCGCTGGAGGGTTTTCGCCCGCGATCGTCCACCTGGATGAGGGTGGAGGTGATGCCGGAGGCCGGCTGGTCCACGATCCGGTCAATCCTTTCGGACTATGAGGTCTGCTGGCGGGAGGAGGGCCGGTACGGGTACTCGGCGATTTTCCGCAAGCCGGACCAGGTGGCGTGGTTCCGGATCCGCGGCGAGGACCTTTCGGTCCATGTCTTTGCGGCGTCGCTGGAGGCGCCGGAGATTCTGGAGGATCTTCGGCGGAGACTGGAGCCGTGGCGCCAGCGGAATCGGGATCCGCGGGGCGTGTGGGCCGAGTTTTCTCATCGGGAACAGGGCGTGGTCTGCCGGAGGACGGTCTTTCTGCGGTGCCCCGTGTGGGAGGAGATCCGCGGGAATTATCCCGCGGGGGTGCAGGCCGCGCTCGACCGGGTTCTCGCCCTGGAGGAACCCTGGGCGCGGGGGAAGCTTCTCATCTGGCACGGACCTCCGGGGACGGGTAAGACGTTCGCGCTGCGGGCGCTCATGATGCACTGGCGGAACCGCTTTCGATTCACGGTCGTGACCGATCCGGAGAACCTGGCGGCGCAGCCGGACTACTACCACCACCTGGCCGGGGACGGCTCGGACGACGGGGACGAGGAGCCCTCGGAGGAGAGCGAAGGGGAACGCCGCCTGTTCGTTCTGGAGGACTCGGCGGATCTGGTGCTTCAGGAAAGTCGCGCGTCGCATTTCGACAAGGTGGGGAAGCTGCTCAACATGACGGACGGTCTGATCGGGCAGGGGCGGCAGGACATCTTCGTTCTGACGTTCAACGAGGAGGTGGACCGGATCGATCCGGCGTTTCTGCGGCCGGGGCGGTGTCTGGCGCGGGTGGAGTTCGAGGCCTTTACGCCGGAGGCGGCGGCGGAGTGGCTGCGGGCGCGGGGGGTGAAGGACGCGGCCGTTTCCGGGCGGCCGACGGTGGCCGAATTGTACGCGCTCCTGCGGGGGGAGGGAGGGATCGGAACGGCGCCGCGATCCCCGGCGGTGCGCGGTTTCGCCGCCGCTAGAGCTGTTCCGTGA
- a CDS encoding glycosyltransferase family 4 protein codes for MRVLHLFGDWKWTGPSEPTLDLCLELRALGVRADLACQEAPPEARGSLPERARERGLEPLHVAPLRRSLFGALRDVGPVAEALRGYDLLHVHFSHDHFVGGRAARREGRVRVLRTNHKAVPTPVHLGTRYLYRRLTDGYLTFSQAALEADTAAFGVRGWRVDPGMRLERFQPREVPHEGFVVGVVARIQRHRRFDALLAGVARARVPDLRVVVVGRGTRMRELAVEPARRMGLSNVLFTGYLGDRYLETLAGFDALLFLVPGSDGTCRAVREAMAMGKAVIGARRGMIPELVDDGVTGLVIDDTPDGIARAIERLAADRELCRAMGRAGREKALRLYDIRRQAQAVREIYRQMLAR; via the coding sequence ATGCGCGTTCTTCACCTGTTCGGCGACTGGAAATGGACCGGCCCCTCGGAGCCCACGCTCGATCTGTGCCTCGAGCTGCGCGCGCTCGGGGTGCGTGCCGACCTGGCCTGCCAGGAAGCTCCTCCCGAAGCGCGCGGGAGCCTCCCGGAGCGCGCCCGGGAGCGGGGCCTCGAGCCCCTGCACGTGGCTCCTCTGCGCCGTTCGCTCTTCGGAGCGCTTCGGGACGTAGGCCCGGTGGCGGAGGCGCTGCGCGGCTACGATCTCCTTCACGTCCATTTCTCCCACGACCATTTCGTGGGCGGCCGGGCCGCCCGCCGCGAAGGCCGCGTCCGCGTCCTGCGCACCAACCACAAGGCCGTCCCGACGCCCGTGCACCTCGGGACGCGCTACCTCTACCGCCGCCTGACGGACGGATACCTGACCTTCTCGCAGGCGGCCCTCGAGGCGGACACCGCCGCCTTCGGCGTGCGCGGCTGGCGCGTGGACCCGGGAATGCGCCTGGAGCGCTTCCAGCCCCGCGAGGTCCCCCACGAGGGGTTCGTCGTCGGCGTCGTCGCCCGCATCCAGCGCCACCGGCGGTTCGACGCGCTCCTGGCCGGCGTGGCCCGGGCGCGCGTGCCCGACCTGCGCGTCGTCGTCGTGGGCCGCGGGACCCGGATGCGGGAACTGGCCGTCGAGCCCGCGCGCCGCATGGGCCTTTCGAACGTCCTCTTCACGGGCTATCTCGGCGACCGGTATCTCGAGACGCTGGCGGGGTTCGACGCCCTTCTTTTTCTCGTGCCCGGCTCGGACGGCACCTGCCGCGCGGTGCGCGAGGCGATGGCGATGGGCAAGGCGGTCATCGGCGCCCGCCGGGGGATGATCCCGGAGCTCGTGGACGACGGCGTGACGGGTCTCGTGATCGACGACACGCCGGACGGGATCGCCCGGGCGATCGAGCGCCTGGCGGCGGACCGGGAGCTTTGCCGGGCGATGGGGCGCGCGGGGCGGGAAAAGGCGCTGCGGCTCTACGACATCCGGCGTCAGGCCCAGGCCGTGCGGGAGATTTACCGGCAGATGCTGGCGCGGTGA
- the mqnC gene encoding cyclic dehypoxanthinyl futalosine synthase, whose protein sequence is MSTSVRDVIEKARAGERLADEEALLLFERATLPELGEGAHAVRRRLHPDPVCTYIVDRNINYTNTCITYCKFCAFYRPPGHPEEYTLSREVLAQKIRETKALGGVQILLQGGHHPYLKLDWYEDLLRFMKSFDIHVHGFSPPEIQHFATLNKMPVREVLVRLRAAGLDSIPGGGAEILVDRVREQISPLKIRSDAWLEVMEEAHALGMKTTCTMMYGHVETYADRVEHLRKLREQQDRAIARGNGGGYTAFICWSLQPDNTEMAGAPRTGGHEYLKTLAVSRMYLDNIPNIQSSWVTQGEKVGQMALLFGANDMGSTMLEENVVSQAGATFRMTEAAIRRVIEDLGFVPRRRNMYYRILES, encoded by the coding sequence ATGTCCACGAGTGTTCGTGACGTCATCGAAAAGGCCCGCGCCGGCGAAAGGCTCGCCGACGAGGAGGCGCTCCTTCTCTTCGAGCGGGCGACGCTCCCCGAGCTGGGCGAAGGCGCCCACGCCGTGCGCCGGAGGCTCCACCCGGACCCCGTCTGCACCTACATCGTGGATCGCAACATCAACTACACGAACACGTGCATCACGTACTGCAAGTTCTGCGCTTTCTACCGTCCGCCCGGCCACCCCGAGGAGTACACCCTGTCCCGCGAGGTTCTGGCGCAGAAGATCCGCGAGACGAAGGCGCTGGGGGGCGTCCAGATTCTCCTTCAGGGCGGTCACCATCCGTATCTCAAGCTCGACTGGTACGAGGACCTTCTGCGCTTCATGAAGTCCTTCGACATCCATGTCCACGGTTTCTCGCCCCCGGAGATCCAGCATTTCGCCACGCTCAATAAAATGCCCGTGCGGGAGGTGCTTGTGCGGCTGCGGGCGGCGGGCCTGGATTCGATTCCGGGGGGCGGCGCCGAAATTCTCGTGGACCGCGTGCGGGAACAGATCAGCCCTCTCAAGATCCGGTCCGACGCCTGGCTCGAGGTCATGGAAGAGGCGCACGCGCTCGGGATGAAGACCACCTGCACGATGATGTACGGGCACGTGGAGACCTATGCGGACCGCGTGGAGCACCTGCGCAAGCTCCGCGAGCAGCAGGATCGGGCGATCGCCCGGGGGAACGGAGGGGGCTACACGGCCTTCATCTGCTGGAGCCTCCAGCCGGACAACACCGAGATGGCTGGCGCCCCCAGGACCGGCGGACACGAGTACCTCAAGACGCTGGCCGTTTCGCGGATGTACCTCGACAACATCCCCAACATCCAGTCTTCGTGGGTGACCCAGGGCGAGAAGGTCGGCCAGATGGCGCTCCTTTTCGGAGCCAACGACATGGGTTCCACGATGCTCGAAGAGAACGTGGTCAGTCAGGCGGGGGCCACCTTCCGGATGACGGAAGCGGCCATCCGCCGCGTCATCGAGGACCTCGGATTCGTCCCCCGCCGCCGCAACATGTACTACCGGATCCTCGAGTCGTAG
- a CDS encoding menaquinone biosynthesis protein, giving the protein MIGRPPFRVGCVVYLNSRPLIEGLEGVMLRPPAELADLLARGELDVALVPAVEVIRRGWAYVPGIAVASPGKTDSVRLYHAVEVHDVRRVALDRNSRTSNMLARIILERRYGLRPRYVTRDPSRGRLSFADVDAAVTIGDTSFRPRRVPFLDLGTEWKAFTGRPFVYALWAHRPGDPRAREYGRWLRAAKERGQERIEAIARREARRLGLSARFCRAYLTECLTYDLGPQERAGLRLFARYVHECS; this is encoded by the coding sequence ATGATCGGACGGCCTCCCTTCCGCGTGGGGTGCGTGGTCTACCTCAACTCCCGCCCCCTGATCGAAGGGCTCGAAGGGGTCATGCTCCGGCCTCCGGCCGAGCTGGCCGATCTTCTGGCGCGGGGCGAGCTCGATGTGGCCCTCGTGCCGGCCGTCGAGGTGATCCGGCGCGGCTGGGCGTACGTCCCCGGCATCGCGGTCGCCTCGCCCGGGAAGACCGACAGCGTGCGGCTCTATCACGCCGTGGAGGTTCACGACGTCCGCCGCGTGGCGCTCGACCGCAATTCCCGCACCTCCAACATGCTGGCCCGCATCATCCTGGAGCGCCGCTACGGGTTGCGGCCGCGCTACGTGACGCGCGACCCTTCGCGGGGGCGGCTGTCGTTCGCGGACGTTGACGCGGCGGTAACGATCGGCGATACTTCGTTCCGCCCGCGGCGCGTTCCGTTCCTGGATCTCGGGACCGAGTGGAAGGCCTTCACGGGACGTCCGTTCGTCTACGCCCTCTGGGCCCATCGCCCCGGAGATCCCCGGGCCCGCGAGTACGGCCGGTGGCTGCGCGCGGCCAAGGAGCGGGGACAGGAACGGATCGAGGCGATCGCCCGTCGCGAGGCGCGACGCCTGGGACTGTCGGCCCGGTTCTGCCGCGCCTACCTGACGGAGTGCCTCACGTACGACCTGGGGCCCCAGGAGCGGGCGGGGCTGCGGCTCTTTGCGCGCTATGTCCACGAGTGTTCGTGA
- a CDS encoding tetratricopeptide repeat protein, translating to MGEAKESPSVRFYNAGAEHFRKGELAQAVECFKRATEADPKFYRAWAYLGMAYAEQGQLDPAIEAYRKCIDLAPTYHKAFNNVGELYRRKGLLDYAAMVFKMAGEIDPTQAHYFYNLGITYFEIGMYPQAEEALARAAELDPKDFEYATELAQARFTMKKFEAAAEGLEKFLAANPGHERAAETRARIAMLRRRMSQEASPGASPPRPADDENAKTRLMEPPPGAREGA from the coding sequence ATGGGGGAGGCCAAGGAATCGCCCTCCGTCCGGTTCTATAACGCCGGCGCGGAGCACTTCCGCAAGGGCGAGCTGGCCCAGGCAGTTGAGTGCTTCAAGCGCGCCACCGAGGCCGATCCCAAGTTCTACCGCGCCTGGGCCTACCTCGGGATGGCCTACGCGGAGCAGGGGCAGCTCGATCCGGCCATCGAGGCCTACCGCAAGTGCATCGACCTGGCCCCCACGTACCACAAGGCGTTCAACAACGTCGGCGAGCTTTACCGCCGCAAGGGGCTCCTCGATTACGCCGCCATGGTCTTCAAGATGGCCGGGGAAATCGACCCCACCCAGGCCCACTACTTCTACAATCTCGGGATCACCTATTTCGAGATCGGCATGTACCCCCAGGCGGAGGAGGCGTTGGCCCGCGCGGCGGAGCTCGATCCCAAGGACTTCGAGTACGCCACCGAACTGGCGCAGGCGCGCTTCACGATGAAGAAGTTCGAGGCGGCGGCGGAGGGACTGGAGAAGTTCCTGGCCGCCAACCCGGGCCACGAACGGGCCGCCGAGACGCGCGCCCGGATCGCCATGCTCCGGCGGCGGATGTCCCAGGAGGCCTCCCCCGGAGCGTCGCCCCCGCGGCCGGCCGACGACGAGAACGCCAAGACCCGCCTCATGGAGCCGCCCCCGGGCGCACGGGAGGGGGCATGA
- a CDS encoding PTS sugar transporter subunit IIA: MKLASLLNPRLVKCGLAARTKEEALNEVIEVMAQATPGVSAAELRTALADREKLGPFSMAKGSAFPHARTEKVTDFRIAVGTAPQGIDFKAPDGNPIRLIVLFAIPRKHSNLYLHTLAQFLNLFSVEENLQKAVQARTGEEFVGLVDQLSGRPASPPGAHPIPAVTPQTSLAKALEILAANRLDAVPVVDAEGNLLGELTASSLLGLGVREHLLRLSQTASLRPAEPIDAVLRSHADQPIESLGVIASNGFRTVQEDEPLVEMAVKLCHAGARGAYVLRGRRLVGHVSTGEILKRIAGGR; encoded by the coding sequence ATGAAGCTTGCATCGCTGCTGAATCCCCGTCTGGTCAAATGCGGCCTGGCCGCCCGGACAAAGGAGGAAGCGCTCAACGAAGTCATCGAGGTCATGGCCCAGGCCACCCCCGGGGTGAGCGCCGCGGAGCTTCGGACGGCCCTGGCCGACCGCGAGAAGCTGGGGCCCTTCTCGATGGCCAAGGGGAGCGCCTTTCCCCACGCTCGGACCGAAAAGGTGACCGATTTCCGCATCGCGGTGGGAACCGCTCCCCAGGGCATCGACTTTAAGGCCCCCGACGGCAACCCTATTCGCCTGATCGTCCTTTTCGCCATCCCGCGGAAGCACTCGAACCTGTACCTGCACACCCTGGCCCAGTTCCTCAACCTCTTCAGCGTGGAGGAGAACCTCCAGAAGGCCGTTCAGGCGCGCACGGGCGAGGAGTTCGTGGGTCTGGTGGACCAGCTTTCGGGCCGTCCGGCGTCCCCCCCGGGCGCTCATCCGATCCCCGCGGTGACGCCGCAGACGTCGCTCGCCAAGGCGCTCGAAATCCTGGCGGCCAACCGCCTGGACGCGGTTCCCGTGGTGGACGCCGAGGGAAACCTGCTGGGGGAGCTGACGGCGTCGTCGCTCCTGGGTCTCGGGGTCCGGGAACACCTCCTGCGGCTGTCGCAGACGGCGTCCCTGCGCCCCGCCGAGCCGATCGACGCGGTGCTGCGCTCCCACGCCGATCAGCCGATCGAGAGCCTGGGGGTGATCGCCTCCAACGGCTTTCGGACGGTCCAGGAGGACGAGCCGCTTGTGGAGATGGCCGTGAAACTCTGCCACGCCGGGGCCCGCGGGGCGTACGTGCTGCGCGGCCGCCGGCTCGTGGGCCACGTGAGCACCGGCGAGATCCTCAAGCGGATCGCGGGGGGCCGCTGA
- a CDS encoding ABC transporter permease: protein MMERIGRLAAAEFMKLFAQPFLYLSLGVLGAATVLAEIFQPVFLGQRETLWRSFHAVQLFAYGFTFGLKIATFVLLIFSSMMFAGEFDRGTIKNLLTRPVTRTDFFAAKCLVVVLLGAMLYLFVFYVSAFYALIRGNLGPVWDDSQYIVHRDAAEILAHARKAVLVSFLPFLAAGFLGLWVSTWTESSGYAVAIALVLYLFGDVVTGMMSERTQRKVFLYYAPYALEKLRLYAEGSRTSWNPDVDRGLLYVTVPAAYMAGFIPLAFGIFRSRNIHA, encoded by the coding sequence ATGATGGAGCGGATCGGGCGACTGGCGGCGGCGGAGTTCATGAAGCTCTTCGCCCAGCCGTTTCTCTATCTTTCGCTCGGAGTCCTGGGAGCGGCCACGGTCCTGGCCGAGATCTTCCAGCCGGTCTTCCTGGGCCAGCGGGAAACCCTCTGGAGATCCTTTCACGCGGTGCAGCTTTTCGCCTACGGCTTCACGTTCGGGCTCAAGATCGCAACCTTCGTGCTTCTGATCTTCTCGAGCATGATGTTCGCCGGAGAGTTCGACCGGGGAACCATCAAGAACCTCCTCACGCGCCCCGTCACGCGGACCGATTTCTTCGCCGCCAAGTGCCTGGTCGTGGTCCTCCTCGGGGCGATGCTCTACCTCTTCGTTTTCTACGTGAGCGCCTTCTATGCCCTGATCCGCGGGAATCTCGGTCCCGTCTGGGACGACAGCCAGTACATCGTGCACCGGGACGCGGCCGAGATTCTCGCCCACGCGCGCAAAGCGGTGCTCGTGAGCTTCCTTCCCTTTCTGGCGGCGGGATTCCTGGGGCTTTGGGTGTCCACCTGGACGGAGTCGTCCGGCTACGCGGTGGCCATCGCGCTGGTTCTTTATCTCTTCGGGGACGTGGTGACCGGCATGATGAGCGAGCGCACCCAGCGGAAGGTTTTCCTCTACTACGCCCCCTACGCGCTCGAAAAATTGCGCCTCTACGCGGAAGGGTCCCGGACAAGCTGGAATCCCGACGTGGATCGGGGCCTTCTCTACGTGACCGTGCCGGCCGCCTACATGGCGGGGTTCATCCCGTTGGCGTTCGGGATCTTCCGGTCGAGGAATATTCATGCCTAA